CCTAGTGGCTTCTTCTCCcttcacaggcagcagctccagctacTGTCTCCTCCAATGCCTGGCCCAGCAGAGGTGTCTGGACAAAGCCTTGAGGATGTGCTGGCTGGCACCGAGGGACAGCACCAGCACCTTGGCATGGCCAGCTTGCCCTTCAGGAGGGTCTGCACCCACTGCCCATCGGTCAGTGACACTACTGCCCCCCAAAATTCACCACGTGCTCTgccccaaaactgaacacatgTAGGATTTGGTGTTAAACCACAGTGGTGCTTTTAGAGGGACAGGATGTGGCCCTGGGAGCAGACACAGTTGGGTTAAACTCATCACAGCTCTGAGGCCAGGAAATATTCCCACTGCAGATCAGGCTGGAGAGGACAAACAAGGTGTTATTTCTGCCTCTCCAAATCCTCCAGACTTTCCACCAGGGAAACCTGGAATTGCAACAACATGATGCTCACAGTTTCTCCTACCCTTTTCCTGGAACTCACCACAAATGTGGGGACTTTGGCTTCAGCATCATGGGCTGAACCATGAGCCCCCTGAGCCCTTCCCACTCCTAAATATTTCCCGAGTGAAACATTCCGGAGTGTAACAAGGCAAAAGAGGCTAAATCCAACCTGACAAACATCATctttgcagctgagagccttCCTGAAGGCTTTTGACAGACAGGGAATCAAAACAGACCCTGCCAAGGTGGCCACGACCTGGCAGTTCCAGAGGTTCATCCAGATGCTGCGCAGTGCCAAGAAGAGAGACattctggagctgctgaggagagCACCCGAGGAGATGCGGTGAGACTCCCCAGAGCTTTCCTGCTAAAATTCTGTGTGTGCAGAACCCTGCCATGAAGAGTCATCATTCCTGCCTGAGACAACTGGGGTCATTTAGTGCTGCtcaatgccccatccctgctccaggcagctGTAGTGCCAAtgtgctctgctttcccttAATGCCCCTTCTGCACAAACACTGAATGGTTTTTGTGGGTCGTGCCACTGATGACCTCCTCTTGCTCCAGCCTCTTCATCGTGGAGGCAGCGGTGGCTGCACAGTCAGTGGCTTCCTTGGCAGCTCTCTCAGACTTCCTGGATTTCAGCAAGGAGCCCAAGTCCCTCCTGGAGAAGTTTCTCTATGCAGCAGCTTTCTCTCCCCGGCCTTCAGCAGAGCTTCTCCGCCTGGTCTTGGTGAGTATGGACATCTCTCTACATCCCCAGGggtcctgcatctgggatggATCCTCATTTCATGCAGGAGGGAACAGCAAGCATGTTTTCCTGTAAAAGGGAAATATGTTTCTGTAGAAATAAATCTTCCTACTTTTGGCATTATTTTATGTGTGTTTCATGGGACAACAGCTGATGCTCCTCAGAGGAAAAGCTTTCAGCAGAGAATGTTTTATATCAAGATACACATAATAAAAAGCTTAATTAAAAACCATTGTGAAAAATCAGTGGTTTATCCAATCAAACTATGCATGGCCTCCTTCAAGGCAGGTTAAGAAcaaggttttcctttcttttgtaatAAACAGTCTGAGATAAGAGGTAAAATATactcctcctctcttttccaccccttttttccctgcatAATAATACCCCTTTCCTGATGCCCAGGACAAGCTGGTTGGGAAGCAGCTGGCCCCTGAGATCTGGGAGACAGGGATAGTTGCCGTGGGCTCTCTGGTGGGCAAGCTGTGCCAACAGAAGCTGTGTGGGCTACAGGTGGGTCCTCTGCAAACCCTCGTGCTTGGCTTTTTCAGACCCCACCCCAACTCCAGGGGTGCCCAGAATGTCTCCTGTCCCTCACCTCACACTCCTCCCCTTCTGCTCTCCTGCAAACCCGGAGCAGGAGGTGGAGCGTGGGGTGGAAATCATCCTCAGGGGGCTGACAGGTGCCAAGGAGGAGTCTGAGGCAGTCATTTACCTGCTGGCCCTGGGGAATGCAGTGCTCCCTGAAACCATCCCCACCCTCCTGGGCCATGCTGAggagggtcctgctgctgtcaccaccACAGCCATCTCTGCCCTGCGGCGCTTCCCTGCTCAGCACATCTCCCCCAAGGTAGGAAACAAAGCTCCTGAGGTTTGGTGTCCTCTTGCCACTCAAAGCCAAGCTGCTGGGATGCACTTGCACATCCCCACcgttttaattttcttccttcatcAGGTGAAAAGAGCAATGAGGAGGATTTTCCACGAGAAGAGGAAGAGCTATGAGAAAACCTGTCGcctggctgctgcagaaatCCTCCTGGACAACCACCCCTCACCCATGGATGTCATCAACATCCTGCTGGCCACCAACGAGATGGAGACAGAGATGGCaacattgctgctgctgaaggtcCAGGACAGCCTGCATGCCCACCACCACCCAGCAAGGTGAGTTTGGAGGGGAAGGCTGTGTCTTTCCCCCTGCTCTACATCACTATTTCACTCCTTCTCCTCCACTCTCCATCTGTAGTTTTTGACCAGAATGCCCTTTCAATGTGCCAGCACCCCTTCTTGGAGCTGGCATGGaaattccaggaggaaaaagagagatgCAGATGCCACCCAGCCAGCCAAAACCCAacatccctcctcctcctgccccatggCAGCAGGTTCCAGGCTCGTGGCTTCAGCAGAGTCCTTGGAGGCCAAAGCTCTGGCTCCCAGGCCAGTGCACAATTTGTGTCTTGGTGTATCAGGGTGCTCTGCATGAATCTTTCTATCTGCACAAAATGAACCAAGCACTCTTATTTTTACAGAGctaagcaaaagctgcacaatAATATGTGATTGGTTTATACTAATAAACCAGAGGGAAATTCCAGGGTAGCCCATGTCTGCTCACTTCATTCTTTGCTCTGGGCAGTCAGCAGCCCAAAGAAATACCTTGGAAATTTGTATTTCCTTCTTTGCACGGCCTTGTAATGACCACTggcattttcccttccttccctcccagtgCTGACATATTCTTTCCCTCTCGTTTCCAGGAAGATAATGAAAGACATCATGAGAGACCCACAGATAAATAATTACAACTTCTTCTCAAAAGCTGGCATCTCCTCTTCTTTCTCAGGACCTCTGACAGGTGACAACACAGAGCACATTGATCCCATGGTCCCCACACTGGGCAAGGGAGGGGCTGGTAGGGAAAGGCAGCTTCCAGAAAAGGCTTAAACTCTATAGAATGCCCCAAAATCTCTGAGGTTTCTGAGCATGTCCCCCAGCACCAGTTGGTTGCACCACCTGAGATCTGTGCACACCCTTCTCTAACACCCCTACAGTAGGAGGGCTGGGCTGTACCACATACTTCTCCCAAATCCTGCTAATTTTAGATAGGAGCTTCGGCTGGAGCTAAAACCAATAGTAGGTGGGagtttctgtgcttttcctgaGTCAAGATGTTTCACTCCATTCCTCAGTTCCTTTGGTATTTTGAATAAGCTCTTCAAAGAGGACAATCCTTGtactgagattaaaaaaaatcaaacttcagAGAGACTGCAACAAGCAACACTTGCTAAATATCTGCTTAATTCTTCACATGTCAGCTCTGATTTCTGTCCCTCTGCAAATAGGCTCAGTGTGGCTTTGTAGGGGGTCAGTGAAGGTGGAATTGCCAAcagctgggaaataaaaaaacaaccttgtaaTTCTAAATCCTTCAAGTGTTGCAAGAATGGGAGGAGAAGGTGCAGTGTCTTTCCCTCTGCATCATGTAACTTGAATGGCCAACACAGGAGATCCATCCCTATATACCAGCCATACACTCTGTTGGAGAGGCTTACAAATTACCAAGGAGCCATCAGCATCCTGCTTTTAGTGACCTCCCAATTCCTCCAACTTTTCTAGAGGAGCTTTACCAAGAAACCACCCTGTCCTGCTGAGCACTGACTTGGTGACACTGGGTGCAGGAGATGCATTCACTGGGATCCCAGCCTTGCTTATGCCACCTACAGCCTCTGTATTTCCTTGTCAGCCTTcatccctgctgctgttctcaGAGCATTTAAGGTTCACCCCACTCAGTGACTCACATGCAAAAAGAGatcgtagaatcacagaatggtttgggttgaaagggaccttaaagctcatctagttccaacccctctgccatgggcagggacaccttgcactagaccaggTGTGCCAGGCACTGTCCAGGAATCCTTAGAGACATCTCTCTGCCTTTCAGTCACCCAGGACCTGCTTTCCACCTTCGGGCTGGACCTGCTGTTTTTGGAGGGAGGATTCCTGAGGAAGAGCATCTCTGAGTTCTCGCTGCTCAGCCATGGCCAGCGGCTCCAGGCAGCTCAGGTGCACTGCTGGAAGAATGGCTGGGGGTGACAGCACCAaccctgtgtcccctcctaCCCCCCTTAGGGTGCCTGACCTCACCTCTGCACTCAGTGTGCAAAGATCCTCAGAAACAGGTGAACTCATACCCAAATCACCAGTGTGAAGCCAGACATGCCTGCTCTGGAGAAGGGAGTCCCTTGCTCCCCCAAAAAACAGAGGATGTGATACTGATACCTCAGGGCACTCAGGTTGGGATGCCTCACCCAACCCATTCCACTGACCTTCTCATCCAAAGGGTACCCACCCAAGGGTTGGACAAGCAGAGTGATTCAAAGACTGTTGCAGAACACAAAGCACTCTCCAGCtttgctctgtgccagctgcccaAGTCCACTTCTGTGTTCTAGGTGACCATTGAAGCACAAGGGATGGAGTCAATGATGGGAGAAAACATCTCGGATGGGGAAGAGGAGCCGGAGCTCATGGCTGGGATGTCTGTCATGTTCTTTGATGTCCAGTTGCGGCCGATCGTCTTCTTCCAGGGATACACAGACTTAATGGCCAAAGTCCTCTTGAGCAGTGGAGAGCCCACAAGTGTAGTCAAAGGGAACCTCCTGCTGATGGACCATCACCAGGTACTGGGTGGGGGGAAGCAGTGACCTGCCTCCATGCCAAGTCCTAGTGAATTCCATAAAATGAGCCGGTGGATGTTACTCACCATGGATACAGATCTAAGAGCAAGGTGGCACTGCTGGATGTGCCTTGGTGTTGGCAGACAGCAGGATGGCTGGCTATGCCTTGGGACATAGGTGGCTTGGCTGAAGTCCCTCCCTTGCAAACCCTGCAGCAGGTTTGGGATAAACGGTCCCAGCAGCCACAAGTCCCTGCCAGTATCAGCCACTCATCCAAGAGCAATGCCCAGTCACAGCAACCTTTGCCTTCTCCATCTCCCAGGTCATTCCACTGCAGTCTGGCCTCCAAGTGACCATCAAActccagggtgggctggggctTGATATTTCAGCTGACATGGACGTGAGCAtttgggagcaggagctgaaaaCCAGCATGAACACGAGGTCAGCGGGTGGGGAACTGCTTGGCTGTGGGGATGGGGGTACCTGGGGGGCTCAACACCCACCACAATGGTGGCAttccacagcccctgctcttctcctgtgggcatgttggacagggctctggtGGGCCCTGGTTACACTTTTCTATGTCCAGACCTCAAATTAAGGTTCTGATGGAGTTGTTTGGTGCCAGTGTGTGGTGCCCAGTGCAGAGCCATTGTTTGGTGACCAGGCTCATGTGCTTCTCTCTCACAGGGGAAGCCTTGCCATGGATTTCCAGGCAGAACTAGACTCCCCTTTCCTCCAGGCCACCCTGAGGAGCCAGACAGAGGTGGAGACCTCAATTCACTTTGACACCATGCTGAGGTTTTCCAGCAGCCCAGTGCTCATGTGTCTGCAGCTGAGAGAGGAGCAGGTCCCATACAGGTAGTCCTTGGGTACTGTCAGATACTGTAGAAACATCATGATGTGCTTGAGATAAAAGAGGATTTCTTGGGAAGAGGTGGGAATTAATGGTTGTACAATTACTGAGCAGAGTGGGCTGAAACTGGTAGGGATGAGGGAAGGACACTGCAAGTTCATGATGACAGTGGAAGCACCACCCACAGACCATCAGGAgatggtggctgtgctggtctGGGATGAAGAGTCTGTCCACCACCGGCAGAGCCTCCTGACCATCTTGCTGTCACCTTGTCCCACAGAGACATCTTCACAGTTTCCAAGTCTGCTGGGAGCCAGAGCAGCACCACTCGAAAAGGCAGGCGTGGCACCGTGCCCGGGAGGGAATTTGCCCTGCACCAAACCAATTCCAAGGTCTGCAAACTCCTGCTGACTGCAGAGAAAGAATAGGGGAGTCAGAGCATTTTAGGACTGGAGAACTGCCCCATCTCCCACCACACACCCTTGTTCTCTGTGGACCCAACATGAGCTGTCAAGGGCTATGCCAAACTCCTCCACAATGaccttttaattagaaaaacaaTGCAATAAGAGACCACAAGAGGAACTGCTACAGAACAGCCAGTGGCATCCCTTGcttggggctggaggagccaaACTTGCCCTCACACCCCAGAGACAGAGATTTCCCTCTCCTGGACTCTTCCCCATAATGGGGAAGGCCTTCCTGGAAGCTGAGCTGGTCCTTGGGAAAAACAGCCTTATTTTGCAAAAAACATGAGTTTCTCAGAGCCCAAGAAACCCTCCTGcaagcaacgaggctggtgaagggactggagcacaagtgctgtggggagaggctgagagagctgggggtgtttagcctggagaagaggaggctcagaggtgacctcggcactgtctggaactgcctgaagggaagttctggccagatggggcttggtctcttctcccaggcactcagcaataggacaagggggcacgatgggctcaagctctgccaggggaaattgaagttggagagcagaaaaaactttgcagagagagtcctcagggattggaatgggctgcccagagagggggtggattccccatccctggaggtttttaacctgagattggccatggcgccgagtgccatgatctggtaaagggactggagttggaccaagggttggacttgatgatcttggaggtcttttccaacccaatccattctatgatctgATTCCTGGCAGAGATCCCTCAGCACAGCCACCACTCAGCTCCCGGGGACCCTGTGAGGGGTAAGAGGCAGAACAGTCCAGAGCAGGGCTCTTACCGCCTCTCCTCGAGCGCCTTTGCCTGGGGAGCTGCGGATCTGCAGTGACCTCCAGCGGCCGCAGCCCAATCTAATGGAGATGTCAGCACAAAGCCCCCCCTcgccccgctccagccccccAGGGGTGTCCCACAATCAGCACA
Above is a window of Pithys albifrons albifrons isolate INPA30051 chromosome 9, PitAlb_v1, whole genome shotgun sequence DNA encoding:
- the LOC139675623 gene encoding microsomal triglyceride transfer protein-like; its protein translation is MTERLRKRQVRGQDSFQRDTSKPESLSHPLPSLPPAQLPEPTMNPQAVWGCFCLLCFSFMNAAKGDLQLLSFQPRTLYQYHYSLAVQLDHVSTPSPGGAWLRAEALLHVHQLWRDQGGEELLQLQIRDLKAQHEPAKEKSQDGTGGPPAEIELSQEAQAELQQPVFISWNSGKVRAFYGNEAENILISNLKRGIISLLQLQPHAGTTVEEDTSGSCQVTYTVSNHSITKTKDLLSCAKQNSGFTSVNKVFGVQWQPTSRSQYVVKDNLLQSALAEETHVVAPALRSSSGIKISSRQQLQLLSPPMPGPAEVSGQSLEDVLAGTEGQHQHLGMASLPFRRVCTHCPSLRAFLKAFDRQGIKTDPAKVATTWQFQRFIQMLRSAKKRDILELLRRAPEEMRLFIVEAAVAAQSVASLAALSDFLDFSKEPKSLLEKFLYAAAFSPRPSAELLRLVLDKLVGKQLAPEIWETGIVAVGSLVGKLCQQKLCGLQEVERGVEIILRGLTGAKEESEAVIYLLALGNAVLPETIPTLLGHAEEGPAAVTTTAISALRRFPAQHISPKVKRAMRRIFHEKRKSYEKTCRLAAAEILLDNHPSPMDVINILLATNEMETEMATLLLLKVQDSLHAHHHPARKIMKDIMRDPQINNYNFFSKAGISSSFSGPLTVTQDLLSTFGLDLLFLEGGFLRKSISEFSLLSHGQRLQAAQVTIEAQGMESMMGENISDGEEEPELMAGMSVMFFDVQLRPIVFFQGYTDLMAKVLLSSGEPTSVVKGNLLLMDHHQVIPLQSGLQVTIKLQGGLGLDISADMDVSIWEQELKTSMNTRGSLAMDFQAELDSPFLQATLRSQTEVETSIHFDTMLRFSSSPVLMCLQLREEQVPYRDIFTVSKSAGSQSSTTRKGRRGTVPGREFALHQTNSKVCKLLLTAEKE